A region from the Arachis ipaensis cultivar K30076 chromosome B01, Araip1.1, whole genome shotgun sequence genome encodes:
- the LOC107607715 gene encoding villin-1 isoform X2, whose amino-acid sequence MPVANKDLDSAFLNAGANPGLEIWCIENQQLVPVSKSSHGRFYTGSAYIVLNAVFPKIGTPQYDIHYWLGNETKKVDSALASEKALELDAALGSCSVQYREIQGHESQKFLSYFKPCIIPVEGVFTSKQGSLNGEYQVRMYTCKGEYVVHVKEVPFLRSSLNHEDVFILDTASKIFLFSGCNSTIQERAKGLEVVQYIKDNKHGGKSEVATIEDGKFVGDSDVGEFWSFFGGYAPIPRDPHSVQESVAPSVKLFWINLQGKLCETGSEPFSKDMLETDKCYMLDCDSEIFVWMGRQTLLTERRTATKATEDFVRNEGRSNKTHLTFLSEGLESPIFRSYFTNWPKTAEPRLYEEGKEKVAAIFKHQGYEVKELPEEDNEPSIDCSGKIKVWLVDGDELSLLSVAELTRLYSGDSYIVQYTFPGNGRDETLFYAWLGCKSVTEDKTAAISHMNIMADSARTNPVVAQIHESKEPVQFFSILQRLIIFKGGNSSGYKKFIEEKGTTDETYNETQVALFRVQGTSPDNMQAIQVDQVSTSLNSSYCYILQTEASIFTWIGNLSSARDHNLLDRMVELLNPKWLPVSVREGNEPDDFWDALGGKAEYPKGKEIQGFTDDPHLFALKINGGGFKVKEIYNYTQDDLVTEDVLLLDCQKEIYVWIGLHSTVKSKQEALSLGLKFLEMDVLVEGLSLDIPVYVVTEGHEPSFFTRFFSWDHTKANILGNSFERKLAILNRKSKPLVEGHNRIPLKVNSRESTSNGHRSISITPSTRGRSSSPVPGGAGSDSRQSGDRLLLSTDLVSKKLFEGSPANSSAEQTMPVSGSPGSELWSSNETTSIIQKDRNIDGENLMVHPYERLRVVSGNPVTGIDLTKREAYLSNEEFHEKFGMPKTAFYKLPKWKQNKLKMSLDLF is encoded by the exons ATGCCGGTTGCCAATAAAGACTTGGATTCTGCATTCCTAAATGCAGGAGCAAACCC agGCTTAGAAATTTGGTGTATTGAAAATCAGCAGTTGGTTCCAGTGTCAAAATCAAGCCATGGAAGATTCTATACTGGAAGTGCATACATAGTTCTGAAT GCAGTTTTTCCAAAAATTGGCACTCCTCAATATGACATACATTATTGGCTGGGAAATGAAACAAAGAAG GTGGACTCGGCTTTGGCATCAGAAAAGGCACTTGAGTTGGATGCAGCCTTAGGATCATGCAGTGTTCAATACAGGGAAATTCAAGGCCATGAATCACAGAAGTTTCTATCTTACTTCAAACCTTGTATTATACCCGTTGAGGGAGTGTTTACATCAAAGCAGGGGAGCTTGAATGGTGAATACCAAGTCCGCATGTACACATGCAAGGGGGAATATGTTGTTCATGTGAAAGAA GTGCCTTTTCTGAGATCATCATTAAATCATGAAGATGTATTCATATTGGACACTGCATCAAAAATCTTCCTCTTCAGTGGATGCAATTCTACTATTCAAGAAAGAGCCAAAGGTTTGGAGGTTGTTCAGTATATCAAGGATAATAAGCATGGTGGAAAATCTGAGGTGGCAACAATAG AGGATGGAAAATTTGTTGGTGATTCTGATGTGGGCGAGTTCTGGAGCTTCTTTGGTGGTTATGCTCCCATTCCCCGAGACCCGCATTCTGTGCAAGAATCCGTGGCTCCATCTGTAAAGCTGTTTTG GATAAATTTACAGGGAAAACTTTGTGAAACTGGAAGCGAACCATTTAGCAAAGACATGCTTGAGACAGACAAGTGTTACATGTTGGATTGTGATAGCGAGATTTTTGTTTGGATGGGAAGGCAGACATTATTGACGGAAAGAAGGACAGCAACCAAAGCTACAGAA GATTTTGTCAGAAATGAAGGCAGATCAAACAAGACTCATTTGACATTTTTGTCAGAGGGATTGGAAAGTCCGATATTTCGGTCATATTTTACTAATTGGCCTAAAACAGCGGAGCCTAGGCTTTATGAGGAAGGCAAAGAAAAAGTAGCAG CCATATTCAAGCATCAGGGTTATGAAGTGAAAGAGCTTCCGGAAGAAGACAATGAGCCGTCTATAGATTGTTCTGGGAAAATAAAA GTTTGGCTGGTGGATGGTGATGAATTATCTCTTCTTTCAGTTGCAGAGCTGACAAGGCTTTACAGCGGAGATAGCTATATAGTACAGTATACATTTCCTGGAAATGGAAGGGATGAAACTCTCTTTTATGCTTGGCTTGGCTGCAAATCTGTAACA GAGGATAAAACAGCGGCCATTTCTCACATGAATATTATGGCTGATTCAGCAAGAACTAATCCAGTTGTG GCTCAAATTCATGAGAGTAAGGAGCCAGTTCAGTTTTTCTCAATACTTCAGAGACTAATCATATTCAAG GGGGGAAACAGTTCAGGATATAAAAAGTTCATAGAAGAAAAAGGTACCACAGATGAAACCTACAATGAAACACAGGTAGCTCTGTTCAGAGTTCAAGGTACAAGTCCAGATAATATGCAGGCAATCCAAGTTGATCAA GTTTCAACTTCCCTGAATTCATCCTATTGCTACATTCTGCAAACTGAGGCATCTATCTTTACTTGGATTGGGAACCTATCTTCGGCTCGAGACCATAATCTTCTTGATAGAATGGTGGAATTACTTAAT CCAAAGTGGCTACCTGTATCTGTGAGGGAAGGTAATGAACCCGATGATTTCTGGGATGCACTTGGTGGAAAGGCGGAGTAtccaaaaggaaaagaaattcaAGGATTCACAGATGATCCACATTTGTTTGCATTGAAAATAAATGGAG GAGGTTTTAAG GTGAAAGAGATATACAACTATACACAGGATGACTTAGTTACAGAAGATGTTTTATTGCTTGATTGCCAAAAAGAGATTTATGTTTGGATTGGCTTACATTCAACTGTCAAGTCAAAACAAGAAGCTCTCAGCCTTGGATTG AAGTTTCTTGAAATGGATGTTCTTGTTGAAGGCCTCTCTCTGGATATTCCTGTTTATGTGGTAACTGAAGGTCATGAACCATCATTTTTCACTCGTTTCTTTTCATGGGATCACACAAAAGCAAAT ATTCTTGGCAACTCCTTTGAacgaaaacttgcaattctgaaTAGAAAGTCAAAACCTTTAGTAGAA GGACACAATAGAATCCCATTGAAAGTCAACTCTAGGGAATCTACCTCTAATGGTCACAGAAGCATTTCTATTACACCCAGCACCCGAGGAAGAAGTAGTTCACCTGTACCTGGTGGTGCCGGCTCAGATTCTAGGCAATCAGGTGATCGGCTTCTTTTGAGCACTGATTTGGTATCCAAGAAGCTCTTCGAAGGATCTCCTGCCAACAGCAGTGCTG AACAAACAATGCCAGTTTCTGGTTCTCCAGGATCAGAATTGTGGTCCTCAAATGAGACTACGAGTATCATTCAGAAAGATAGAAATATTGATGGGGAGAATTTGATGGTACATCCTTACGAGCGTCTGAGGGTGGTTTCTGGTAATCCAGTAACTGGCATCGATTTAACGAAAAGAGAG GCATATTTGTCCAATGAAGAGTTCCATGAGAAGTTTGGAATGCCCAAAACTGCTTTCTACAAGCTTCCTAAGTGGAAACAAAACAAATTGAAGATGTCCCTGGATTTATTTTAA
- the LOC107607715 gene encoding villin-1 isoform X1, with translation MPVANKDLDSAFLNAGANPGLEIWCIENQQLVPVSKSSHGRFYTGSAYIVLNAVFPKIGTPQYDIHYWLGNETKKVDSALASEKALELDAALGSCSVQYREIQGHESQKFLSYFKPCIIPVEGVFTSKQGSLNGEYQVRMYTCKGEYVVHVKEVPFLRSSLNHEDVFILDTASKIFLFSGCNSTIQERAKGLEVVQYIKDNKHGGKSEVATIEDGKFVGDSDVGEFWSFFGGYAPIPRDPHSVQESVAPSVKLFWINLQGKLCETGSEPFSKDMLETDKCYMLDCDSEIFVWMGRQTLLTERRTATKATEDFVRNEGRSNKTHLTFLSEGLESPIFRSYFTNWPKTAEPRLYEEGKEKVAAIFKHQGYEVKELPEEDNEPSIDCSGKIKVWLVDGDELSLLSVAELTRLYSGDSYIVQYTFPGNGRDETLFYAWLGCKSVTEDKTAAISHMNIMADSARTNPVVAQIHESKEPVQFFSILQRLIIFKGGNSSGYKKFIEEKGTTDETYNETQVALFRVQGTSPDNMQAIQVDQVCFSDILNPGVSTSLNSSYCYILQTEASIFTWIGNLSSARDHNLLDRMVELLNPKWLPVSVREGNEPDDFWDALGGKAEYPKGKEIQGFTDDPHLFALKINGGGFKVKEIYNYTQDDLVTEDVLLLDCQKEIYVWIGLHSTVKSKQEALSLGLKFLEMDVLVEGLSLDIPVYVVTEGHEPSFFTRFFSWDHTKANILGNSFERKLAILNRKSKPLVEGHNRIPLKVNSRESTSNGHRSISITPSTRGRSSSPVPGGAGSDSRQSGDRLLLSTDLVSKKLFEGSPANSSAEQTMPVSGSPGSELWSSNETTSIIQKDRNIDGENLMVHPYERLRVVSGNPVTGIDLTKREAYLSNEEFHEKFGMPKTAFYKLPKWKQNKLKMSLDLF, from the exons ATGCCGGTTGCCAATAAAGACTTGGATTCTGCATTCCTAAATGCAGGAGCAAACCC agGCTTAGAAATTTGGTGTATTGAAAATCAGCAGTTGGTTCCAGTGTCAAAATCAAGCCATGGAAGATTCTATACTGGAAGTGCATACATAGTTCTGAAT GCAGTTTTTCCAAAAATTGGCACTCCTCAATATGACATACATTATTGGCTGGGAAATGAAACAAAGAAG GTGGACTCGGCTTTGGCATCAGAAAAGGCACTTGAGTTGGATGCAGCCTTAGGATCATGCAGTGTTCAATACAGGGAAATTCAAGGCCATGAATCACAGAAGTTTCTATCTTACTTCAAACCTTGTATTATACCCGTTGAGGGAGTGTTTACATCAAAGCAGGGGAGCTTGAATGGTGAATACCAAGTCCGCATGTACACATGCAAGGGGGAATATGTTGTTCATGTGAAAGAA GTGCCTTTTCTGAGATCATCATTAAATCATGAAGATGTATTCATATTGGACACTGCATCAAAAATCTTCCTCTTCAGTGGATGCAATTCTACTATTCAAGAAAGAGCCAAAGGTTTGGAGGTTGTTCAGTATATCAAGGATAATAAGCATGGTGGAAAATCTGAGGTGGCAACAATAG AGGATGGAAAATTTGTTGGTGATTCTGATGTGGGCGAGTTCTGGAGCTTCTTTGGTGGTTATGCTCCCATTCCCCGAGACCCGCATTCTGTGCAAGAATCCGTGGCTCCATCTGTAAAGCTGTTTTG GATAAATTTACAGGGAAAACTTTGTGAAACTGGAAGCGAACCATTTAGCAAAGACATGCTTGAGACAGACAAGTGTTACATGTTGGATTGTGATAGCGAGATTTTTGTTTGGATGGGAAGGCAGACATTATTGACGGAAAGAAGGACAGCAACCAAAGCTACAGAA GATTTTGTCAGAAATGAAGGCAGATCAAACAAGACTCATTTGACATTTTTGTCAGAGGGATTGGAAAGTCCGATATTTCGGTCATATTTTACTAATTGGCCTAAAACAGCGGAGCCTAGGCTTTATGAGGAAGGCAAAGAAAAAGTAGCAG CCATATTCAAGCATCAGGGTTATGAAGTGAAAGAGCTTCCGGAAGAAGACAATGAGCCGTCTATAGATTGTTCTGGGAAAATAAAA GTTTGGCTGGTGGATGGTGATGAATTATCTCTTCTTTCAGTTGCAGAGCTGACAAGGCTTTACAGCGGAGATAGCTATATAGTACAGTATACATTTCCTGGAAATGGAAGGGATGAAACTCTCTTTTATGCTTGGCTTGGCTGCAAATCTGTAACA GAGGATAAAACAGCGGCCATTTCTCACATGAATATTATGGCTGATTCAGCAAGAACTAATCCAGTTGTG GCTCAAATTCATGAGAGTAAGGAGCCAGTTCAGTTTTTCTCAATACTTCAGAGACTAATCATATTCAAG GGGGGAAACAGTTCAGGATATAAAAAGTTCATAGAAGAAAAAGGTACCACAGATGAAACCTACAATGAAACACAGGTAGCTCTGTTCAGAGTTCAAGGTACAAGTCCAGATAATATGCAGGCAATCCAAGTTGATCAAGTATGTTTCAGTGACATTCTTAACCCAGGG GTTTCAACTTCCCTGAATTCATCCTATTGCTACATTCTGCAAACTGAGGCATCTATCTTTACTTGGATTGGGAACCTATCTTCGGCTCGAGACCATAATCTTCTTGATAGAATGGTGGAATTACTTAAT CCAAAGTGGCTACCTGTATCTGTGAGGGAAGGTAATGAACCCGATGATTTCTGGGATGCACTTGGTGGAAAGGCGGAGTAtccaaaaggaaaagaaattcaAGGATTCACAGATGATCCACATTTGTTTGCATTGAAAATAAATGGAG GAGGTTTTAAG GTGAAAGAGATATACAACTATACACAGGATGACTTAGTTACAGAAGATGTTTTATTGCTTGATTGCCAAAAAGAGATTTATGTTTGGATTGGCTTACATTCAACTGTCAAGTCAAAACAAGAAGCTCTCAGCCTTGGATTG AAGTTTCTTGAAATGGATGTTCTTGTTGAAGGCCTCTCTCTGGATATTCCTGTTTATGTGGTAACTGAAGGTCATGAACCATCATTTTTCACTCGTTTCTTTTCATGGGATCACACAAAAGCAAAT ATTCTTGGCAACTCCTTTGAacgaaaacttgcaattctgaaTAGAAAGTCAAAACCTTTAGTAGAA GGACACAATAGAATCCCATTGAAAGTCAACTCTAGGGAATCTACCTCTAATGGTCACAGAAGCATTTCTATTACACCCAGCACCCGAGGAAGAAGTAGTTCACCTGTACCTGGTGGTGCCGGCTCAGATTCTAGGCAATCAGGTGATCGGCTTCTTTTGAGCACTGATTTGGTATCCAAGAAGCTCTTCGAAGGATCTCCTGCCAACAGCAGTGCTG AACAAACAATGCCAGTTTCTGGTTCTCCAGGATCAGAATTGTGGTCCTCAAATGAGACTACGAGTATCATTCAGAAAGATAGAAATATTGATGGGGAGAATTTGATGGTACATCCTTACGAGCGTCTGAGGGTGGTTTCTGGTAATCCAGTAACTGGCATCGATTTAACGAAAAGAGAG GCATATTTGTCCAATGAAGAGTTCCATGAGAAGTTTGGAATGCCCAAAACTGCTTTCTACAAGCTTCCTAAGTGGAAACAAAACAAATTGAAGATGTCCCTGGATTTATTTTAA